A genomic region of Pseudopipra pipra isolate bDixPip1 chromosome W, bDixPip1.hap1, whole genome shotgun sequence contains the following coding sequences:
- the LOC135404835 gene encoding ankyrin repeat domain-containing protein 26-like, translated as MEMYKELYMEEVKTRRCLAKKLERLEKLLRIERRKLRVNEEKGSQSQLEEMKKRYSEKVKEVDGFQREVAELSQQLDREREQCTQLEAKNQALQEELSALRGECENLAMDKCQLQEELAKLHHHLETNVVDRSQLEQCKREVEEQADQEIRQKLQEVNEFLQAQAAHQDTLEEIRASHVDSLKKQLEDRIRDLERALGRTKSNQAERPFPKESTQAEVDKYKELYLVEAKTRKSLAKKLERATERLAVANTKLFLERHRSRSAVPSSAVSGVLAASPLLDSPGLGHLGISLGLSRSLALRTPPRHLW; from the exons atggaaatGTACAAAGAGCTGTATATGGAGgaagtgaaaaccagaagatgccttgccaagaaactggaaag gctggaaaagcttctgaggaTAGAGAGGAGGAAACTCCGGgttaatgaagagaaaggaagtcagtcccagctggaagaaatgaagaagagatATTCTGAAAAGGTCAAGGAAGTCGATGGATTCCAAAGAGAG gttgctgaactttcccagcagttgGACAGGGAACGTGAACAGTGCACGCAGCTGGAGGCCAAAAATcaggctttgcaagaagagctgtctgCCCTGCGTGGGGAGTGCGAGAACCTGGCCATGgacaaatgccagctgcaagaagagctggcaaaactcCACCATCATTTGGAGACCAACGTGGTGGATCGCAGCCAACTCGAACAGTGCAAAAGAGAGGTGGAAGAACAAGCAGACcaggaaataagacaaaaactccaggaagtcaatgagtttttgcaa gcacaggcagcccaccaggacACCTTAGAAGAAATCAGAGCCAGTCATGTGGACTCACTGAAAAAACAATTAGAAGACAGAATTAGAGATCTGGAACGTGCACTGGGAAGGACAAAAAGCAAccaagcagaaagaccttttccaaaagaatccacccaggcagaagtggacaagtacaaagagctgtatctggtggaagccaaaaccagaaaaagcctcgccaagaaactggaaag AGCTACTGAGAGACTTGCAGTGGCCAACACCAAGCTCTTTTTGGAGCGCCACAGAAGCAGATCTGCGGTCCCAAGCAGCGCTGTCAGCGGAGTTCTGGCTGCAAGTCCACTTCTGGATtcacctggcctgggacatCTTGGCATCAGTTTGGGACTGAGCAGAAGTCTGGCTCTCAGAACACCACCCAGACACCTGTGGTAA